The proteins below come from a single Chryseobacterium capnotolerans genomic window:
- a CDS encoding DUF1294 domain-containing protein, which yields MIPFLLIVNLITFGVFGFDKLQAKRHQWRISENTLLVLSLIGIIGAASGMVIFHHKVSKKSFLVKFFIVVLIDVVLLYRLIRH from the coding sequence ATGATTCCTTTTCTGTTGATCGTTAACCTTATTACCTTTGGAGTTTTTGGATTTGATAAACTGCAGGCCAAAAGACATCAATGGCGGATTTCCGAGAATACTCTTTTAGTTCTTTCATTGATTGGAATTATTGGTGCAGCTTCAGGAATGGTTATCTTTCATCATAAAGTTTCCAAAAAATCTTTTCTGGTGAAATTTTTCATCGTAGTTTTAATTGATGTTGTCTTGTTGTACAGGTTGATAAGGCATTGA
- a CDS encoding bacteriocin-like protein, whose protein sequence is MKNVRKMTRSEMKTLTGGIAKGMVRCKDPDTCALRWGWPTGDSSNCGDFAIICGDAPAVDPCDSSLCP, encoded by the coding sequence ATGAAAAATGTAAGAAAAATGACAAGAAGTGAAATGAAAACACTCACAGGAGGAATTGCAAAAGGAATGGTAAGATGTAAGGATCCCGATACTTGTGCACTAAGATGGGGATGGCCTACAGGAGATTCCAGTAATTGTGGTGATTTTGCTATTATATGTGGCGATGCACCGGCAGTTGATCCATGTGATTCGTCTTTATGTCCATAA
- the typA gene encoding translational GTPase TypA: MQNIRNIAIIAHVDHGKTTLVDKIIHATNIFRENQESGELIMDNNDLERERGITILSKNISVTYKDTKINVIDTPGHADFGGEVERVLKMADGVILLVDAFEGPMPQTRFVLQKALELGLRPLVVINKVDKPNCRPDEVHDQVFDLFFNLEATEEQLDFPTFYGSSKQGWFNTSLEQTEDILPLLDGILEHVPAPKVTEGNLQMQITSLDFSSFLGRIAIGKVTRGEIKESQWIGLAQADGKVLKGKVKELYVFEGLGKKKVTEVQAGDICAVVGFDAFQIGDSFVDLENPEPLERTAIDEPTLNMTFSINNSPFFGKDGKYVTSNHLKERLTKELEKNLALRVQQTDDANTFLVFGRGILHLSVLIETMRREGYEMTIGQPQVILREIDGVSCEPYESLVVDVPEEYASRVIDLATQRKGDLHIMETKGEMQHMEFEIPSRGLIGLRSQMLTATAGEAIMAHRFTEYKPFKGAIPGRNNGVLISKTTGPATEYSIAKLQDRGKFFVDPGEEIYTGMIIGEQNKPGDLVVNIVEAKQLNNMRASGKDKDTGVAPKILFSLEECMEYIQADEAIEVTPNFIRMRKKILSEEERKRVERSAKA, encoded by the coding sequence ATGCAAAACATTAGAAATATTGCGATTATCGCACACGTTGACCACGGGAAGACGACTTTGGTTGACAAAATCATCCACGCAACCAACATTTTCAGAGAAAATCAGGAGAGTGGAGAATTAATTATGGATAACAATGACCTTGAAAGAGAAAGAGGGATCACCATCTTATCCAAGAATATTTCTGTTACTTATAAAGACACTAAAATTAACGTAATTGATACTCCTGGTCACGCGGATTTCGGTGGAGAAGTAGAGAGAGTATTGAAAATGGCTGACGGAGTTATCCTGTTGGTGGATGCGTTCGAAGGACCAATGCCACAAACAAGATTCGTACTTCAGAAAGCTTTAGAATTAGGATTGAGACCATTAGTGGTTATCAATAAAGTTGATAAACCAAACTGCCGTCCGGACGAAGTTCACGATCAGGTATTTGATTTATTCTTCAACCTTGAAGCTACTGAAGAGCAATTAGATTTCCCAACTTTCTACGGTTCTTCTAAGCAAGGTTGGTTCAACACTTCATTAGAGCAGACTGAAGATATTTTACCACTATTAGATGGTATCTTAGAACACGTACCAGCTCCAAAAGTAACTGAAGGGAACCTTCAGATGCAGATTACTTCTCTTGATTTTTCTTCTTTCTTAGGAAGAATTGCGATCGGAAAAGTAACAAGAGGAGAGATCAAAGAATCTCAATGGATTGGTCTTGCTCAGGCAGATGGAAAAGTGTTGAAAGGTAAAGTAAAAGAGCTTTACGTTTTCGAAGGATTAGGAAAGAAAAAAGTAACTGAAGTTCAAGCTGGAGATATCTGTGCTGTAGTAGGTTTTGATGCATTCCAGATCGGTGACTCTTTCGTAGATCTTGAAAATCCTGAACCATTGGAAAGAACTGCAATTGATGAGCCTACATTGAACATGACGTTCTCTATCAACAATTCACCTTTCTTCGGTAAAGATGGTAAATATGTTACTTCTAACCACCTTAAAGAAAGATTAACTAAAGAATTAGAGAAAAACTTAGCATTAAGAGTTCAACAAACTGATGATGCTAATACGTTCTTAGTATTCGGTAGAGGTATTCTTCACTTATCAGTTTTAATTGAAACCATGAGAAGAGAAGGATATGAAATGACCATCGGTCAGCCACAGGTTATCCTAAGAGAAATTGACGGAGTTAGCTGTGAGCCTTACGAATCTTTAGTAGTTGACGTTCCTGAAGAATACGCATCAAGAGTTATCGATTTAGCTACTCAGAGAAAAGGTGACCTTCACATTATGGAAACTAAAGGAGAAATGCAGCACATGGAATTTGAGATTCCTTCAAGAGGTTTGATCGGACTTCGTTCTCAAATGCTGACTGCTACTGCTGGGGAAGCTATCATGGCTCACCGTTTCACAGAATATAAGCCTTTCAAAGGAGCTATTCCGGGAAGAAACAATGGGGTATTGATTAGCAAAACTACAGGTCCTGCTACAGAATATTCTATCGCTAAACTACAGGATAGAGGTAAGTTCTTCGTTGATCCGGGTGAGGAAATCTACACAGGGATGATCATTGGAGAGCAAAACAAACCTGGAGATCTTGTAGTAAACATCGTAGAAGCAAAACAGTTGAACAACATGAGAGCTTCTGGAAAAGATAAAGATACAGGGGTTGCACCAAAAATCTTATTCTCTCTTGAAGAATGTATGGAATATATCCAGGCTGACGAAGCGATCGAGGTAACTCCAAACTTTATCAGAATGAGAAAGAAAATCCTTTCTGAAGAAGAAAGAAAAAGAGTTGAAAGATCAGCGAAAGCGTAA
- a CDS encoding glycoside hydrolase family 10 protein, translated as MKMSKLKLIVLMGVLASYSTSCSTQNNVTKTPPVRNTTKPNTTTTTQPKPPVAVKPTTGTSTEETFRTNLPEIKREFRGAWIASVANINWPSKNNLTVEQQKAEAISMLDMLKDNNFNAAIFQIRPSADALYTSNIEPWSYFLTGETGTAPYPSYDPLLFWIEEAHKRGLELHVWLNPYRAHHTNGGNVNKMSMANRMSDIVVRLKNGMYWFDPANPKTQDHVSNVVKDIVKRYDIDAIHFDDYFYPYATYNKGADFPDYATWSAYQNSGGTLSRADWRRDNVNKFVERIYKEIHAEKNNVRFGISPFGIWKPGYPAGIVGSSQFDELYADAKLWLNKGWVDYFSPQLYWPIDSKGQGFEALLNWWQSENTMKRHLWPGLNTVEIKTYDRPTEIRNQIEISRKILKNDAGEIHWSIAGLTKNPGMLPTLKNGPYSEKALVPKSPWIKTIPLQTPTLFITDNGSFAQTRWSTKNASEVFQWVLFSQYDGVWQTEILPLDTLFKDIPKFKNGKKLNGVAIKAIDRLGNESDYMAKKIK; from the coding sequence ATGAAAATGAGTAAACTAAAACTTATCGTTTTAATGGGAGTTCTAGCGTCTTACAGCACCTCATGTTCTACTCAGAACAATGTAACAAAGACTCCGCCTGTTAGAAATACAACAAAACCTAATACCACTACTACCACCCAGCCAAAACCTCCTGTAGCAGTAAAACCTACAACAGGAACATCAACGGAAGAAACATTCAGAACCAACCTTCCGGAGATCAAAAGAGAATTCCGCGGGGCATGGATTGCCAGTGTAGCGAATATCAACTGGCCATCAAAAAACAACCTGACCGTAGAACAGCAGAAAGCAGAAGCCATCAGTATGCTGGATATGCTGAAAGATAATAATTTCAATGCAGCTATTTTTCAGATCAGACCTTCTGCAGATGCGCTATATACAAGTAATATCGAACCTTGGTCTTACTTTTTAACCGGAGAAACAGGAACAGCTCCTTATCCCAGCTATGATCCGTTATTATTCTGGATTGAAGAAGCCCACAAAAGAGGATTGGAATTACACGTTTGGTTGAATCCTTACCGTGCCCACCACACCAATGGAGGTAATGTTAATAAAATGTCAATGGCCAACAGAATGTCTGACATTGTGGTAAGGTTAAAAAATGGGATGTACTGGTTTGATCCGGCTAACCCAAAAACACAGGATCACGTATCCAACGTAGTAAAGGATATCGTAAAAAGATATGACATTGATGCCATTCACTTTGATGATTACTTCTATCCGTACGCTACTTACAACAAAGGAGCAGATTTCCCGGATTATGCGACCTGGAGTGCCTATCAAAACAGTGGCGGAACTCTGTCAAGAGCAGACTGGAGAAGAGATAACGTAAACAAATTTGTAGAACGTATCTATAAAGAAATTCATGCAGAAAAAAATAATGTAAGGTTTGGAATCAGTCCATTTGGGATTTGGAAACCTGGATATCCTGCAGGAATTGTAGGATCATCTCAGTTTGATGAGCTGTATGCTGATGCTAAATTATGGCTAAACAAGGGTTGGGTAGATTATTTCTCTCCACAATTATACTGGCCAATTGATTCAAAAGGACAGGGATTTGAAGCTTTGCTAAACTGGTGGCAGTCAGAAAATACCATGAAACGCCACTTATGGCCAGGCTTAAATACGGTTGAGATTAAAACGTATGATCGTCCAACAGAAATCAGAAACCAAATTGAAATTTCCAGAAAGATCCTGAAGAATGATGCCGGTGAAATTCACTGGAGTATTGCCGGTCTTACTAAGAATCCGGGAATGCTTCCCACCTTGAAAAACGGTCCTTACAGTGAAAAAGCATTAGTTCCGAAATCTCCATGGATCAAAACCATTCCATTACAAACCCCAACCTTATTTATTACAGATAACGGAAGCTTTGCCCAGACAAGGTGGAGTACAAAAAATGCTTCAGAAGTGTTTCAATGGGTACTTTTCAGTCAGTATGACGGGGTATGGCAAACAGAGATTTTACCCTTGGATACCCTTTTCAAAGATATTCCAAAATTCAAAAATGGTAAAAAGCTGAACGGAGTTGCAATCAAAGCCATCGATAGACTGGGAAATGAAAGTGATTATATGGCAAAAAAAATCAAATAA
- a CDS encoding ferritin: MNTKRLSAKVEKALSDQMNKEIHASHVFLSYGIWADDKGYQGIANFLYRHAQEERNHSIKFMEYILNRGGKPKVDSIPAPPADPENLTACFEGVFKHEVDNTTAIYKIVDLSMAEKDWATWNFMQWFVQEQIEEETLAQNLIDKLKIAGGDRATDESLFTLDKTLQEAPNDVPLAQNATGDNP; this comes from the coding sequence ATGAATACTAAAAGACTTTCCGCAAAAGTGGAAAAAGCACTTAGTGATCAGATGAACAAGGAGATTCATGCATCACACGTTTTTCTATCGTATGGAATTTGGGCCGATGATAAAGGCTATCAGGGAATTGCCAATTTTCTCTACCGTCATGCGCAGGAAGAAAGAAACCATTCGATTAAATTTATGGAATACATTTTAAACAGAGGAGGAAAGCCTAAAGTAGATTCCATTCCGGCACCTCCAGCTGATCCTGAAAACCTTACAGCCTGCTTTGAAGGTGTTTTCAAACATGAGGTAGACAATACAACGGCTATTTATAAAATTGTAGACCTTTCCATGGCTGAAAAAGACTGGGCTACGTGGAATTTTATGCAATGGTTTGTTCAGGAACAGATTGAAGAAGAAACATTAGCTCAGAATCTGATTGATAAATTGAAAATTGCAGGTGGTGACAGAGCCACAGACGAATCTTTATTTACTTTAGATAAAACTTTACAGGAAGCTCCGAATGATGTTCCTCTGGCTCAGAACGCCACAGGAGATAATCCATAA
- the ychF gene encoding redox-regulated ATPase YchF codes for MKCGIVGLPNVGKSTLFNCLSNAKAQSANYPFCTIEPNLGTVSVPDQRLFELEKIVKPERVLPAVVEIVDIAGLVKGASKGEGLGNQFLANIRECEAIIHVLRCFDNGNIVHVEGSVDPLRDKEIIDIELQLKDLETVGKAVEKAKKFIKSGKKEDILTYETLQNLQKFLEDGKNAREFAMDDFTKSIIADVQLLTNKPVLYVCNVDENSIKNGNEWIAKIEEMAKNEGAEVVVLAAQIEADINELETFEEREIFLDELGLTEPGVNRLIRKAYDLLKLQTYFTAGVKEVRAWTIGQGWTAPQAAGVIHTDFEKGFIRAEVIKYNDYMTYGSEVKVKEAGKLSVEGKEYIVQDGDIMHFRFNV; via the coding sequence ATGAAATGTGGAATTGTAGGCCTGCCGAATGTAGGTAAATCAACACTTTTTAACTGTCTGAGCAACGCAAAAGCTCAATCAGCAAACTATCCTTTCTGTACTATTGAACCGAACCTGGGAACCGTTTCAGTGCCGGATCAGAGATTATTTGAATTGGAGAAAATCGTAAAACCTGAGAGAGTTTTACCAGCTGTAGTTGAGATCGTTGATATTGCAGGTCTTGTAAAAGGTGCCAGCAAAGGAGAAGGATTGGGGAATCAGTTCCTGGCAAATATTCGTGAGTGTGAGGCGATCATTCATGTTTTAAGATGTTTTGATAACGGAAATATCGTTCACGTAGAAGGTTCAGTAGATCCGTTAAGAGATAAAGAAATTATTGATATTGAGCTTCAATTGAAAGACCTTGAAACAGTAGGGAAAGCAGTAGAAAAAGCTAAAAAATTCATCAAATCCGGTAAGAAAGAAGATATCCTTACTTACGAAACGCTTCAAAATTTACAGAAATTCCTTGAAGACGGGAAAAATGCAAGAGAATTTGCAATGGATGACTTTACAAAGTCAATCATAGCTGATGTTCAGCTTTTGACCAACAAACCGGTTCTTTACGTTTGCAACGTAGATGAAAACTCTATCAAAAACGGAAACGAATGGATTGCTAAGATCGAAGAGATGGCTAAAAATGAAGGTGCTGAAGTAGTAGTATTAGCTGCTCAGATCGAAGCTGATATCAACGAATTGGAAACTTTCGAAGAAAGAGAAATTTTCCTTGATGAGCTAGGTCTTACAGAACCGGGAGTAAACCGTTTGATCAGAAAGGCATATGACCTTTTAAAACTTCAGACTTACTTTACTGCCGGAGTAAAAGAAGTAAGAGCATGGACTATCGGACAGGGATGGACAGCTCCTCAGGCTGCCGGAGTAATCCACACAGACTTTGAAAAAGGATTCATCCGTGCAGAAGTAATCAAGTATAATGATTACATGACGTACGGTTCAGAAGTAAAAGTAAAAGAAGCCGGAAAACTTTCAGTAGAAGGTAAAGAATATATCGTTCAGGATGGTGACATCATGCACTTTAGATTCAATGTATAA
- a CDS encoding ComC/BlpC family leader-containing pheromone/bacteriocin, translating to MKNQNLNNGKKLNNKELKSITGGLRQCIDPMTGQCRAFGFGCAELQCRPVLEP from the coding sequence ATGAAAAATCAAAACTTAAACAACGGAAAAAAACTAAATAATAAAGAACTAAAAAGCATTACCGGCGGATTAAGACAATGTATAGATCCTATGACCGGCCAATGCAGAGCTTTTGGGTTTGGATGTGCTGAATTGCAGTGCAGACCTGTGCTAGAGCCATAG
- a CDS encoding bacteriocin, which produces MNKGKKLNKKELKTIKGGLQMCLDPETRRCIDTGIRCAERECRYVPEPPFD; this is translated from the coding sequence ATGAATAAAGGAAAAAAACTAAACAAAAAAGAGCTGAAAACCATAAAAGGTGGATTACAAATGTGTCTTGATCCTGAAACAAGACGCTGTATAGATACCGGAATCCGATGTGCGGAAAGAGAGTGCAGATATGTACCTGAACCTCCATTTGACTAA
- a CDS encoding bacteriocin: protein MKNQISQFSRKLNKKELKSITGGLLNCMEPVLCPIPYEPCESPYPNGCTIISPVCGQKECRPAPITIE, encoded by the coding sequence ATGAAAAATCAAATTTCACAGTTCAGTAGAAAACTTAACAAAAAAGAGCTAAAATCCATTACTGGTGGATTACTAAACTGCATGGAACCGGTACTTTGCCCAATTCCATATGAGCCATGTGAATCTCCATATCCTAATGGCTGTACCATTATTTCTCCTGTATGCGGACAAAAAGAATGCAGACCAGCCCCTATCACTATAGAATAA
- a CDS encoding SDR family oxidoreductase gives MVTGGSGFIACYCMIVLLNKGYKVKATLRSLKKAELVKEMLKEGGVTSFEDLSFAEADLQNEASWEKAAEGCQYVIHTASPTPNTDAKTEEDFVIPARNGVLFVMRAAKKAGVKRVVLTSAFGAVSYGTLKDTPYTEDDWTVLNDTVFPYQRSKTISEKAAWEFIQNEGAGMELSVVNPTTVMGPVLSNDYAHSIQIIKQMLNGEMRGCPKLITGYVDVRDVADLHFRALTMPEASGQRFIAVAGEALSMLDVANILRKNLGHVAHKVPKKELPNWIIRVISVFNPKIKMITPHLGLIKRASNEKAKKILNWKPRSAEEAIVDAAESLIKFNQV, from the coding sequence TTGGTAACCGGAGGTTCAGGATTTATTGCCTGCTATTGTATGATTGTTTTACTCAATAAAGGCTATAAAGTGAAAGCAACACTTCGTTCCCTTAAAAAAGCAGAACTGGTAAAAGAAATGCTTAAAGAAGGTGGAGTTACTTCTTTTGAAGACTTATCCTTTGCCGAAGCAGATTTACAAAATGAAGCAAGCTGGGAGAAAGCTGCTGAAGGATGTCAGTATGTTATTCATACAGCATCACCTACTCCCAATACCGATGCGAAAACAGAAGAAGATTTTGTTATTCCTGCCAGGAATGGAGTGTTGTTTGTAATGCGTGCCGCAAAGAAAGCAGGCGTAAAAAGAGTGGTATTAACATCTGCTTTTGGGGCAGTAAGTTATGGAACACTTAAAGATACTCCTTATACAGAAGACGATTGGACTGTTCTTAATGATACTGTCTTTCCCTACCAGCGCTCTAAAACCATTTCCGAGAAAGCAGCCTGGGAGTTTATACAGAATGAAGGCGCAGGAATGGAGTTGTCTGTTGTTAATCCAACGACAGTTATGGGACCTGTGTTATCGAATGATTATGCCCATTCTATCCAGATTATAAAACAGATGTTAAATGGAGAAATGAGAGGCTGTCCTAAGCTTATTACAGGGTATGTGGATGTCCGGGATGTTGCAGATCTGCATTTTAGAGCTTTAACGATGCCTGAAGCGAGTGGACAACGTTTTATTGCTGTTGCAGGAGAAGCTTTGTCGATGCTGGATGTAGCCAACATCTTAAGGAAAAATTTAGGACATGTTGCCCATAAAGTCCCTAAAAAAGAATTGCCAAACTGGATCATAAGAGTGATCTCGGTTTTCAATCCTAAAATAAAAATGATTACTCCTCATTTAGGTCTCATAAAAAGAGCAAGTAATGAAAAAGCAAAAAAAATATTAAATTGGAAGCCCAGAAGTGCAGAAGAGGCAATAGTAGATGCTGCAGAAAGTTTAATTAAATTTAATCAGGTTTAA